The Dreissena polymorpha isolate Duluth1 chromosome 2, UMN_Dpol_1.0, whole genome shotgun sequence nucleotide sequence GGAGACATGATTCATGGTATCAGGAGAAATGACCAATGTTATTATAAGACGTGATCCATGTTATCAGTTGACATAATCGATGTTATTAGGAGACATAATCCATGTTATCAGGAGACTTCATCCGTGTAATTTGTAGACATGATCCATATCATTAGGAAACATGATCCGTGTAATTAGGAGACAGGATCGATGTTATTAGGAGACATGATCCAGATTATTATAAGACATTGTGCATGCTATTAGGAGACATGATCGATGTTATTAGAAGACATGATCTTGATCTATGTTATCAGGAGACATAATCTATGTTATTAAGAGACATGATCCATGTTATCAGGAGACATGATTCATGGTATCAGGAGAAATGACCAATGTTATTATAAGACGTGATCCATGTTATCAGTTGACATAATCGATGTTATTAGGAGACAAAATCTATGCTATCAGGAGACATAATCCATGTTATCAGGAGACATGATCTTTGGTATCAGGAGACATGATCATTGGTATCAGAATACACGACCAATGTTATTAGGAGACATGATCCATGTGTTCAGGAGACATGTTCCATGCTATCAAAGAGACAAGATCCATTTTATTAGAAGAAACAACCCAAGTTATAAGGAGACATGATCCATGTTATTTGAAGACATGAGTCATAATATCAGGAGACATGATCCATGTTATTAGGAGACATAATCCATGTTATCAGGAGATATTATCCATGTTATTAAGAGACATGATCTATTTCATCAGGAGACATGATACAAATTATTTGGAGACATGATCCATGGTATCAGGAGACATGACCCATGTTATTAGGAGACATGACCTCTGTTATCAGGAGACATTATCCATGTTATCAGGAGACATGCTCCATGTTATTTGGAGACATGACCTATGTTATTAGAAGACATGCTTCATGTTATATGGAGGCATGGTCCAAGTTATCTGGAGACATGATCCATGTTATCATGAGACATGATCCATGTTATCAGGAGATATGATCCATGATATAAGGATGCATGATCCATGTTTTCAGGAGACATTATCCATTTTATAAGGAGTCATGATCCGTGTTATTAGGGGACATGATCCATTGTAACAGGAGACACGACCCATGTTATTAGGAGACATGATCCATGTTATCAGGTGATATGATCCTTGCTTTCAGGAGACATTATCTATGTTATAAGGAGTCATGATCCGTGTTATTAGAAGACATGATCTATGCTATCAGGAAACATTATCCAGGGTATAAGGAGACATGATCCATGCTATCAGGGGCATGATTCATGTTTTCAGGAGACATGATCTATGTTATCAGGTGACATGGTCCATTTTATTAGGAGACATGATCCATGTTTTACAAGACATGATCAATGTTATCAGGAAACATGATTCATGTTATCAGGAGACATGATCCATGTTATCAGGAGACATGATCCGTGTTATTAGGAAACATGAAACGTGCTATAAAGTGACATGATCTAAGTTATGAGGAGACATTATCTATATATCCAGGATACATGATCGATGTTATAAGGAGACATGATCTTTGTTATCAGGAGACATTATCCATCTTATTATGAGACATGATCCATGTTATCAGGAGACATGATCATTTGTTTCAAGATACATGACCAATGTTATTAGGAAACATGATCCATGTTATCAGGAGACATGTCCCATGCTATCAAAGATACATGATCCATGTTATTAGAAGAATTGACCCATGTTATTAGGAGACATGATCCATGTTATAAGGAGACATGATCCATGTTATTAGGAGACATAATCCATAATATCAGGAGACATGATCCATGTTATTAGGAGACATACTCCATGTTATCAGGAGATATTATCCATGCTATTAAGAGACATTATCTATTTTATCAGGAGACATGATGCATGTTATTTTGAGACATGATCCGTGGTATCAGGAGACATGACCCATGTTATTAGGAGACATGATCTTTATTATCAGGAGACATGATCCATGTTATCAGGAGACAAGCTCCATGTTATTAAGAGAAAAAATCCATGTTATCAGGAGACATAATCGATGTTATTAGGAGACATGATCCATGTTATCAGGAGACATAATCCATATTATTAGGAGACATGATCCGTGTTATTAGGAGACATGATCATTGGTATCAGGATACATGACCATTGGTATCAGAATACATGACCAATGTTATTACAGGACATGACCCATGTTATCAGGAGACATGTTCAATGCTAACAAAGAGACATGATCTATGTTATAAGAAGAAATGACACATTTTATAAGGAAACATGATCCATGTTATTAGGAAACATGATCCATATTATCAGGAGACATGATCCATGGTATAAGGAGACTTAATCCTAGTTATCAGGGGATATTATCCATGTTATTAAGAGATATTATCTATTTTATTAGGAGACATGATCCATGTTATTTGGAGACATGATCCATGGAAGCAGGAGACATGACCCATGCTATTTAAAGACATGATCCATGTTATCAGAAGACATTGATCCATGTTATTTGGAGACATAATCCATGTTATCGGAAAACATTATCCAGGGCATTAGGAGACATGATCCATGCTATCAGGGGCATGATTCATGTTATCAGGAGACATGATCTATGATATCAGATGACATGGTCCATGTCATTAGGAGACATGATCCATGTTTTTACAAGACATAATCCATGTTATTATGAGACATGATCCATGTTATCAGGAAACATGATCTATGTTATCAGGAGACATATCCATGTTATTAGGAGACAATATTCGTGTTATCAGACACATGATCCATGTTATCATGAGACATGATCTAAGTTATGAGTAGAAATTATTCATATATCCAGGATACATAATCGATGTTATTAGGAGACATGATCCATGTAATCAGGAGACATGATCCATGTCATCAGCAGAAATACTCCATGTTATTAGAAAACATGACCCATGTTATAAGGAAACTGCTCCATGTTATATGGAGATATGTTCCAAGTTATCAGGAAACATTTTCCATGTTATCACAAGACACGACTCATGTTATAAGAAGACATGATTCGTGTTATCAGGAGACATGATCCATGTTATTAAGAGACATGATCCATATTATTAGGACACATGATCTTTATACCCAGTAGACATGATCCATGTTATTAGAAGACATCACCCATGTCATAAGGAGAACTATTCCATTATATCAGGAGATATGATCCATGTCATCAGGAGACATGATCCATGTTATCAGGAGACATGATCCGCGTTATTAGGAGACATGATCCATGTTATAAGGAGACATCACCCATGTCATAAGGAGAACTGATCCATTATATCAGGAGATATGATCCATGTTATCAGGAGACATGATCCATGTTATCAGGAAACATGATCCGCGTTATTAGGAGAAATGATCCAGGTCATTGtgatatattatacatgttatttaaagacATGACCCGTGTTATTAGGAGATATTATCCATGTTATTAGGAGACATGGTCCATGTTATTAGGAGACATGATTTATGTTATCAGAAGACATTTTCCAAGTTATAAGGAGACATTATCCATGATATTAGTTTATGTTATCAGACATAATCGATGTTATAAGGAGACATGATCTATGTTATCAGGAGACATAATCCATGTTATTCGGAGACATGATTTATGTTATCAGAAGACATTTTACCAAGTTTTAAAGAGACATTATCCATGATATTAGGAGACATTAtccatgtttattgaaatatttggtATATTTTTGGAGAAATTTTGGTCAGATGTTTGGGGCAAAATCTTACTTTTTGTCATTTGCATACATTCTTTTGTTCATTGTTTGCAATTTGCAAACAACCTGTAAGAGGCTGTTTTGGGGGGCAATAAATGATCACTGGATGTTTACCTTGagagtttgtatttattttaaccttgTTAATTGTACCTTAAAATATATTGTGATCATGGTATAACTGATAGTCATTGCTGGTATAAATACTAGTTATTGCAAAGCCATAAGAGTGTAAAAACAGTTATGTCGTTCAATGGAGAGCAACCTGTCTTCATTAAGATAAGGATATCTGATTTCAGGTCTCAGCAGAAAGTTTACACTTGACTTTGCAATACATCAGTTaactataatatttaattaattattatccccacgcttttaaaagcgtggggatattgtatcgATCTCCGCTTTCTGTCCGTGTGTCctgtccactatctcctcctaccttattagcactagaaccttgaaacttgcacacatggtagctatgagcatatgtgcgacggtgacggtgacggaattttgatctgaatcctgggtcaaaagttatgggtaaatacgtgtgtaaaatgggtaaaaaaaaactCATTGTGTGTACAACATGCGACAAACATGataattacttttgacccaggggtcagataaaaattggTAAATCGGAACAACTCGGTTTTTCTCGTTAAAGCAGAAATAAACTTCTTTGTCGTGTCCAAGCTTAGGCCGAGTAATTACAACTGCCAATCGGGActcaacatgcgtaaatcacgtgtTCAATAAATCTTTAAACTCCTCATTCTTCCTTCATTAAAGATTCAAACGGCGGAGCTATGCATGTGCTGTTACATATTTGAACGATTGCCATAAAGTAACAATCACCGATTGGTTTAGCTTGTTGATCGCTTAACAAAGGAAGCAATTTTATATCGACAGGAAAGGTGTTGCTTTATGGCTGCTTGAAAGGAAGAGGCTCTCCTTTGATGTCGTCATTCTGTCAATTTATTATTTGCACAATTTCGCGAGACTTTTCATAATTCCGTTGACCATCTGTTAACAATTCAATTccaaaaaacacttgctaacacgaaactttggattaaattatcaaaatacaaaCATGCGGGAAGTTGCAAACTACTGTTTTATTAATTAAcgttaaaataacattattatccATGTCCGCGTTGTTATTGTTTAATTCCTGAGAGGATTTCATGACTAATTCGGCGTTTTATTGCCCATGGCCAGACGCGATGTTACGTGCTATATACATGGGCATCGGTAAAATGTCAGAAACATCACAAAATGTAGCGGATCAATGTATCCGCTCATTTAATGAATGggataatattttatatatattcaaatttgCATTCCCCATGCTCctatgtgaaaggtcaaggtcaggaaTTTTCGTTTTCGCATTGTAACTTCTTATTTCTCATGACCAGGCGATATGACACATACAACTCCCATTCTCATCGATGGCAAATTTCTTTAACAGTTCCTCTTTCAGTCATTAATGTATTGTCTGAATAATGAGCATATGCTTCGAGTTGAAATGTTCCATCCTGTAATGATGCTAGTATTAGTACTACACCCGTATTACACAGACTTTAACAAAAACATGCTAGATATAATtgacatgtatttttaaattcgACCACAACATCAGTGAACGAACGAGTAAAATGTGCATTCAGATAAAACTTTTATTCCGAGTACATTTGATATGAGTAGCTAATAATGCTTTTAACTTATATATTAGGTTATAATACACACATACAGCATTCACAGTATGAATTTTGTACATACATTaagaaattatttttgaaaacagCAACAGTACATATAAACAATATCCAATATCACAAATGCAATTCTAAACTAAATATCAATGAATcattcaataataattataattaacaaaAAGCAACACACAGAAGTGTTTTTACATTAAATAGACCATCCAATAAAAGAGACGAAAGAACACATTATAtcacaatacaaataagaaacCGTAACCAGATATCCTAATTCGACTTGAGCACGAAAATAAATACACATCTTTGTAAAATTCATcttgtatttaaagaaatgttctttacattgttataattaattccaaacaCGTTATTTATAGTAGTGTCTTCTGTGTTACGACAGTTTTATGCATTTGTTCATCGTAATTTTAATGACTGAGACTGAAAGAAGTTTAtatcctcgagtgcccaatttcgacgcatacaagcagtttgttgaagttttgttgctcaatatagggatttatgtaattaattttgttatttcattacacatgtaccttttatttacacattttaaattcaattgattgtgttatcaacaaaaattcgttgaaaaacgaaatgacccaagtctatgtaacggcggccatatctgttgagagtgccctaaaacgacgcatctgattggttacatgatttcaatgtaaatatcactcctgtggagactggatgaataaaatattaactcatggttgttgtacttaaatttgtaattgctgtaaaagtaatatgaaactgaaattaattaaatcaaataagatttttaattgtgtgatgccATACTGTCTTGCAGTGGTTTTAATAGGGGCCTGTGTGAGCAACCCtgtcataagctgtgtttatGGAAGATATGTGAATATAACCTGTACTTCTTATGTGGAACCTgcacttataattaattaaataaaaattagtaataaacataatatgcaattaccaacataaacacttgctacatatagttaaattgtattacagcataaccaaaaacatatccggacttcaaatcaaagtttacgcgtacacctttttcatagtgaaaattaatctatttatacgatgttttgtcaaatggtagtcacgtgacttatgaatgaaatagtgaacttttgcagacgattatcccacggtcttattaacaaagacaattgggtgtaaagtgatcaaaagttttgcatttagtaaaatacataaaaatccatcaattgcaaaccgATCAACCATATCTTACTTTTAACCagctattttccacataacaaacaataacTATATTAAATTGTGCGTAGAGTTCCatgtgctattgtatgacgtcaacggatgtcgcttttgtatcaaacagaggcaaaacaaaaaaTGCGTCGAATTAGGGCAGCGTCGATTCGGGTCACTCAACGACTATCTCTTGATATTAGAGAGGTGTACATGGGTGTTATAAAACATTATAACCATTTTTGCCAGAAACCATTTGCTAGATTTCAAAATAGTTTCACTGATAATAGTAAATAGAAccacacattttatattattatactaTAACCATGCAGCCAAATATGTATTCCCGTGACTTTCACACAACAAATGTGTGTCGCTTTAAGTTAATTACAATCCACATGTGCAAGgagtataaaaaataattacatgtttCGATACGACAAAAGCAACACAAGTACACATGAAACAgataattgaaataatttatgagtACAAttacaacaatgaaaaaacataaacaaatcatgGGAGACAAATCACCGAAAGTCATGGAGTCTTTCAACCAATCAATAGTCCATTTCCTAGTAGCGAAGCGGTATTTGAAGTCTTTAAAAGTAGCGATCCCAAGAAAGTTACCTTAGTTGCGTTTGAGCCTAGGTCTCCTTGAAATAAAGCAGACACAATATACATAACATAAGTGCGTGTCATTGAATGATAGAAAGTGATAAAATAGAATCGgttatttttaaagaatatttatagCGATTTAGTATGCGACAGTGAACATCACAGCGTAAATGTTCGTTTTACAATACACAGTGTGCGCCAATATCATTACTCGTCAATCCTCTATTCCTTTAAGGAGGATACGTTCATCCCTCATAGCAGGAATAAGCCCTTTCCGGAACGTCACGTCCAGAAGCTCGTTTGCGTCCTCAACATCCGGGTACTGGCGGAAGGCCCATTTCAGGTACACCAAGAATTCCTTCCAGTCAACATATCCGTTGGCGTCCATGTCGATTGCCTGCAAGGCCTGTTTGGTGTCATGACAACGCAAGCTAGAGAAGTACGGCGCCAAGAAGCCGTTGTAAAAGGAGTCGTATTGCAGCTTTTCGTCGTTATGTTCGGCATCAAGGAGGTCCCATTCGTTCCAGCGCTGCCGGATATCTTCTAGAAGTCGCTTTTCGTACGGGTTCTTCGCCTCGTCGGCAGCGATGATGTCACACATTTCTTCATTCAGTGACCCACCTGATCTGTCAAACAAGAGAGCTAGCCCCACTTTGCTCATGTACTCCTCTTTCCTGCAAGTTTGAGCAATACAAAacgaattaaaacaattaaattactTAGTAAGTATCTACGAGCTCACAAATATAATGATCTGGTTTACAGACATTGCATTTCATAAGAAACCCATTCACAGTCGTACTTTGCAGTTTAACTTATAATTACAACGAAAAAGTGTTTATTAATTTGAACAGACAGTTTCATAAAGAAGATCCCAAAAATTGAAAGATGAATACAAAAAAAACCACATTGGTTTTCAGTGGTTTAGATATTaaccaaaaatattattattatttaaataatttgcaaTCCAAGCTATGTCTGAATGTAAGCTACATACAATTAAATCTCAGAACAATACCTACATCGAAACATACGCTATTCACCTTTGAATAGTTTTTTTGTCAGAAACAGTTACCGTGATCTTGACCCCACTGCTCTGAGATAGAACCCCATGCTAGGAATATATGTTAGACACCTACACGCACAATTTCAGTTCAATACTTCGATCCAAACTTAATTTATTGAGCGTATGTCTTTTTCAATGTGAAGTataattgaccttgacctttacctgcCACGACAGATATATAATCCAAAGCTTAGACTCTATTCAAGCTTTCTCTATCCTAAGTGTTATCAAAATTTGTCAATGCAAACTTAAGTAATTGACCGAGAACCGCCTGTTTTAAATTGGTATTTTGTAATAATATGGTTTGTAAACTTTGAAATTGACGTTAAAAAGACTGGCCCGAAATGCAATCCCCGAGTTAATTTGCTATGTGAGCTAcctacacacaaaacttaaaagcgatatctccatccaaactcaaATTATTAAGCagatattgttttgatattgttAGCGTCAGTGACTTTGATCTGGACCCGATACGCTTCGGTTACAATCACAAGCTAGGTCTTCCTAAAAAACTGCTATATtcaaagtttcatcattattggtCAATGAAAACTAAAGTTATTTGCATGAGACCACCTGTTTGACACCGCCTTCAATAACTCCGCACGTTCGACCACCCTCCTACCCCACCGCCCATTGCCATaccccaatctaataaccaggagTTTTCGTTGACCTGGCAAATAAAATACTTGTATTTAAATAggcactgaaattcatcactacCTTCCGCTCCGAAGATCCTCCAAAATCATTTCCTTCATCTTGGATGCTATCTCCAGCGTAAATGCAGTACTTTTTCCAAACAACTCTGAAAGTCTCGAAAGAATCATTTGCGGTGAGGCCAATTCCGTGATTCTAACAGGAGCCTTTTCGCCGAACACACTAGCAAGATCGAATTCTTCTGGTTTCAAATCGAACATGAAATCTGTCGCTCGAGTACCAAATATCGGTTGATTTTTGTGCGGTGGAGACCCCGTGGTTATTTCCGTTACTCTGATGGCAGCTTTTCGCAGGTAGGAGCAGTTGTACATCTTGAGGACTTTCTTGTTTCCGAGACGAACCAGGTTGATGATCGTCACGCAAGAGGAAGCGTTCCCTATCGACGCTCCTTCCGTGCACACACTCGCCCATATGCCATTTGCGCCAGCCATAAGTGACTGCAATGTGAAAAAGTGACTCACGTtgtatttatacaatgtatattttcttttcaaaatcatAGAGTGTAATCatcatatttgttaaaaattcttATGGGACAATAGGGCATTCTAACTTTCAAATAACGATATTTTCTATAAATTagattgttttacattaaaataacttGTCCTTGAACGGGAAGAAGTACAATTGATTTAAATACAACAATGTCTAACAACAAAATCGATGTACTATTTATTTCTTAGTGTTTAGCGTATAGCAAGTGAACGCTGAACACTCAGCATGCAAACAGTAATGCTTTGTTTTATCTACTCGTGTTAATGCCACCCACGGCGTCTTAACAAATGAGTCGAACACAGACGTATAATGTTTGCCTTCAATCAGTAAACGTTTAGACGGTGTAATGGAGGGCCTTACCGCTATTGCAGTTGCATCCATGTAACCAAACTTTTCATGCACGTGAACCAGCAGATGTCCTTTCCAGTTGACACTGTCCATCACCTTGCGAATGAACTTTGCCCAAGTAGCGCATTCTTCTGGCAGCGATTTTCCTCGTTGGTCTTCAAACATTATTCCAAACAACAGGTTCAGTCTGGCTAAGAAGTCGACAACGTGAAACACACGCTTGGATTGTGATGGCATTACATCAGGTATATCCCTGAAATTAACCAGGACCTTGGAACTCGAACCTAAATTggtttttacccattttacccactTCTCTACAAGGCGACACATGTCGTCTACGGTGAACTtctcaaagttgtaggtagagtTCCCAAGATCTATCTCAAAGATTACATTTCGAAGTCCAGCTTCCTTCATTTTCAGGAGGCCGACTGGAATTGATGTTTGGTCCGGTACCTTTCTACTGATGCCTGGAAAAGAGTCAAACCAACATTTGTTCATGGTGATTTTATATACCCTTTGAATATTTTATTAGAAGGAAATATTGTTAGAATGTAGACAGATGACGCACGACACATACGTTCAGAATGAGAAGGTTTAAGACAATGACAGGTATACAGCTTGAAAAGGTTACCTTCGGTGACTTCACTGAACGCCCAGAGAAATTCTGGATCTTCGCCCTTGGCCAACAGCTCCTTCACGAATCCGTCGTCTACTCTTCTCTGGTGGTTGTAGCTTGCCACTATTCGGTGACGGAAGCCGCATTTTGTAACCTCGTTGAATATATCCCTCTTGTTTTCGATAGTGTGACCTCTCAGTTGCCCCACCGTGCTCTCGCGGATTGAATTGTCAAGGACAAAGAGGTCTAGGTCTTTAAGGCATTCGTATTTGAACAATTCTTTACTGACATCCTTTTCGTATTCTTCCGCCAATTGCTTTGCCGTCATTGAAGCCATGCTTGAAAAGAGGATACTTAGAATGAACAAACAGCAATAATTTCAGATTTCGACAATCCTTTTTTCAACTACATGTTTATCTTTCAGTGAAAAACGGGCACTGATAGAAATTGAAGATGGGAGAAAGCCACTCTTTTCAGGTCAAACATGCACGTAACTTTACAAAAACCTTcattttgaattaaatatttgaattagggatgggaacgaatactggaTATGATTGTTGAATCGATTCGAATTTTTGATTTTTAACCTAATATTAAAATATCCGAACGTATGAACGTCTGGAGCAAATTAGTATTCTTGATTGCAACAAATGCCACTATAAATCGTATCTTATGTGAAGCTTTGAAAAACTGGATAGAgtgattataatttaaaaaacaatatcattgattattatgctcttatttgaaataaatattgtttagttTTATTAGATGTAAGATATTTCAGGAAAACACATTACCTTAATTCTATTTTTTTCAATACTTCTTATTTATTTGGATTACTTTCCatcgataatatttatgcttttggttTCGCTATTTTGTTATGGAATTAAGAACAGCGACAAGTTAATTGGTGTTCATTTGTTAACCTAACTTCTGATTAGATaatcattgatttgatatatggctaacggaattaaaacatacatgccagatcCCGACGGGACAGTCCCGTGGTTTGGGTgattgtcccggcgtcccgatatgaggcAATTTTTCCCGATATTCGTAAAAACGTTctttaagttcacaataaaattcttTATTTAAGCTCTGTCCGGCTAAACGTTACCATAGTAAATCCCTGTATTGCCCTATATTGACaacctacttctactactcaaTTGCAAAATTGTTGTGCTTGACACCTTCTCATCCATACATCGACAAATTATTGATTGTATCAGGCATgtacaccatggtgtttttataaTAGGGATCGCTTATTGCCATCGATAGATGTGAAGTACTTAAATACTGCGGCCCAATCAAGTCAAAAGATACTGTGTATTATGCCACCTTCAGCCAATTGTATAGACGATTAAACCCCATAGTAACCGCAAGATCAGGTATccagacaatcgctcctacgctaactTCCATGAGCAGATCAatgttatttcaattaatttattgACTTATTGACTTACTAGGTTACAGTTTTTCGATTATTTAACTGTAATTAAGCcaactgtgaaaacaatatttatatatagtaaTGCCCCACA carries:
- the LOC127868375 gene encoding uncharacterized protein LOC127868375; its protein translation is MASMTAKQLAEEYEKDVSKELFKYECLKDLDLFVLDNSIRESTVGQLRGHTIENKRDIFNEVTKCGFRHRIVASYNHQRRVDDGFVKELLAKGEDPEFLWAFSEVTEGISRKVPDQTSIPVGLLKMKEAGLRNVIFEIDLGNSTYNFEKFTVDDMCRLVEKWVKWVKTNLGSSSKVLVNFRDIPDVMPSQSKRVFHVVDFLARLNLLFGIMFEDQRGKSLPEECATWAKFIRKVMDSVNWKGHLLVHVHEKFGYMDATAIASLMAGANGIWASVCTEGASIGNASSCVTIINLVRLGNKKVLKMYNCSYLRKAAIRVTEITTGSPPHKNQPIFGTRATDFMFDLKPEEFDLASVFGEKAPVRITELASPQMILSRLSELFGKSTAFTLEIASKMKEMILEDLRSGRKEEYMSKVGLALLFDRSGGSLNEEMCDIIAADEAKNPYEKRLLEDIRQRWNEWDLLDAEHNDEKLQYDSFYNGFLAPYFSSLRCHDTKQALQAIDMDANGYVDWKEFLVYLKWAFRQYPDVEDANELLDVTFRKGLIPAMRDERILLKGIED